From one Dermacentor silvarum isolate Dsil-2018 chromosome 3, BIME_Dsil_1.4, whole genome shotgun sequence genomic stretch:
- the LOC119445499 gene encoding uncharacterized protein LOC119445499: protein MGSLKSNQLKYSTIIPSYGLLLIWFLLFLQAPTTSGVAVLVQPIGTNPVQLPSVGIPVAGMGAAGIPMGMGSMGMGSMGVNTMGQGVIMTPMGGNVAQNPPPVVLTDASGETKVVGSANPLTGAIELDANKLKDALGEAAAEEPPPPAEEEAAE, encoded by the exons ATGGGGTCACTAAag AGTAACCAATTGAAATATTCGACGATCATCCCGTCCTACGGACTGCTCCTAATTTGGTTCTTGTTGTTTCTTCAAGCTCCTACAACATCCG GCGTCGCGGTTCTCGTGCAGCCAATAGGCACAAACCCGGTCCAGCTTCCTTCCGTAGGCATACCTGTTGCGGGCATGGGAGCCGCTGGAATTCCCATGGGCATGGGATCCATGGGTATGGGTTCCATGGGCGTGAACACTATGGGACAAGGTGTCATAATGACACCCATGGGCGGTAATGTCGCCCAGAACCCACCTCCAG TGGTCCTGACGGACGCCAGCGGAGAAACCAAAGTGGTGGGAAGTGCGAATCCACTTACCGGTGCAATCGAACTCGATGCCAACAAGCTTAAAGACGCCCTCGGCGAGGCAGCAGCTGAGGAACCGCCACCCCCCGCAGAAGAGGAGGCTGCCGAGTGA